From Gloeomargarita sp. SKYB120:
TGGACAGTACCTTGATGCTGTGGGAAGCGGTGCAAAAAAAACGCAATATTTTGTTTGAAGGGGCGCAGGGGACCCTCTTGGATTTAGACCACGGCACCTATCCCTACGTCACCTCCTCCAACCCGGTGGCGGGTGGCGCCTGCGTCGGTGCCGGGATTGGACCGACCATGATAGACCGGGTGATCGGCGTCGCCAAAGCCTACACCACGCGGGTGGGGGAAGGACCGTTTCCCACCGAACTGCACGGCGACGAGGGCAACCACCTGTGCAACAAGGGTGCGGAATTCGGCACCACGACCGGGCGACGGCGGCGCTGCGGCTGGTTCGATGCTGTGATTGGCCGCTATGCCGTGCGCATCAATGGCATGGACTGCCTCGCGATTACCAAACTCGACGTGCTAGACGAACTCCCGGAAATCAAAGTCTGCGTGGCCTATGAGCTAGACGGTCAGCGCACCCGCAATTTCCCCAACAGCAGCCGTCAATTTGCCCGCTGTCGTCCCATTTACGCCACCCTTCCGGGCTGGCAGACCCCCACCAGCCATTGCCGCTCGCTTGACGAATTGCCTAAAGCCGCCCTGGATTACTTGCAATTTCTCGCCAGCGAAATGGAGGTGCCGATTGCCATCGTCTCCCTAGGAGCGGCGCGGGAGCAGACCATTATCGTAGAAGACCCCATTCACGGCCCCAAGCGCGCCTTGTTACCGATTTAACTTTTAACGTCCCGTTAACCAACTGATAACCGAATTCCCCTACGAACCCAAAACATTTGGGCGTATGATAGGAAGCAATCTATTATTAGTGACTTCCTAACTCCATTTCAGGGGCTGGAGGGGCGGTGCTATGGAAGATTTGGCGCAACAGATGGCAGTCATGGATTATCGGGTGAGCGATTTGCCCTACACAGATTACTGTGTGGACCCCAGCACGCCCGGCAAGGAAGTGTGGACGCGGATGCAGGAGGATGCGGAACTTTCAGGCGTGATTATCATGCGGCAAGACCAACTCGTGGGGATGATTTCCCGGCGACGATTTTTGGAGCGCATGAGTCGCCCCTACAGCCTAGAAATCTACCTCAAACGCCCCATCGAGGCTGTTTTGGAAGTCGAAAACGTGCCGGTGCTGGAGGTGCCCGCCGATGCCCGGATTGACGAAGTGGTGACCCTAGCCCTGAATCGCCCGATTGAATTGGTGTACGAGCCGGTGGTGGTGATCAGTCCCGACCAGCCCCCGCGTTTGGTTGACTTGCACGTGTTGTTGCTGGCCCAGTCCCAGATGTTGGCTGCGTCCAATGCCATCGTGCAGCAGCAAAAAGCCGAATTGCAAAACAGTCTTGACCGCCTGACGCAAGAGCAAAACAAGGTGCGGGAATACACACGCCTGCTGGAGATCAAGCAGATGGAGAGCAAGCAGCGCAACGACCT
This genomic window contains:
- a CDS encoding adenylosuccinate synthase; amino-acid sequence: MANVIIVGAQWGDEGKGKITDLLSASADVVVRYQGGVNAGHTVVVNGRTFKLHLIPSGILYPDTECIIASGTVIDPEVLIEEMEQLERLGVSTRNLWISQTAHVTMPYHRLIDQAEEEYRGRHRLGTTGRGIGPTYADKSDRTGIRVQDLLDPEGLREQLTWVIAHKNLLLEKLYNRPPLDAEAVITQYLAYAERLRPHVVDSTLMLWEAVQKKRNILFEGAQGTLLDLDHGTYPYVTSSNPVAGGACVGAGIGPTMIDRVIGVAKAYTTRVGEGPFPTELHGDEGNHLCNKGAEFGTTTGRRRRCGWFDAVIGRYAVRINGMDCLAITKLDVLDELPEIKVCVAYELDGQRTRNFPNSSRQFARCRPIYATLPGWQTPTSHCRSLDELPKAALDYLQFLASEMEVPIAIVSLGAAREQTIIVEDPIHGPKRALLPI